The following coding sequences lie in one Cucurbita pepo subsp. pepo cultivar mu-cu-16 chromosome LG13, ASM280686v2, whole genome shotgun sequence genomic window:
- the LOC111808828 gene encoding methylenetetrahydrofolate reductase 2-like has translation MKVIDKITAATAGDGGRVVFSFEYFPPKTEDGVDNLFDRMDRMVAHNPSFCDITWGAGGSTADLTLDIANKMQNMICVETMMHLTCTNMPVEKIDHALQTIKSNGLQNVLALRGDPPHGQDKFVQIEGGFACALDLVKHIREKYGDYFGITVAGYPEAHPDVIGSNGVATTEGYQSDLAYLKKKFDAGADLIVTQLFYDTDIFLKFVNDCRQIGITCPIVPGIMPINNYKGFLRMTSFCKTKIPDEVMAALEPIKDNEEAVKAYGIHLGTEMCKKILAHGIKTLHMYTLNMEKSALAILMNLGLIEESKVSRSLPWRRPTNVFRIREDVRPIFWANRPRSYISRTIGWEQYPHGRWSDSSNPSYGALTDYQFMRPRARDKKLLEEWALSLKSLEDVYEKFMKYCLGKLRSSPWSELDGLQAETRIISEQLGKINMKGFLSINSQPAVNGERSDSPSVGWGGSGGYVYQKAYIEFFCSRENLDAVVDKCRGLPSLTYMAVNKEGIWVSNITQNDVNAVTWGVFPAKEIVQPTVVDPASFLVWKDEAFEIWSRGWASLYPEGDPSRKFLEEIQSSYYLVSLVDNDYVNSNLFAALEGF, from the exons ATGAAGGTGATTGACAAGATCACGGCAGCCACCGCCGGTGATGGCGGCAGAGTTGTGTTCTCCTTTGAGTACTTCCCGCCCAAGACGGAGGACGGTGTTGATAACCTCTTCGACAGGATGGACCGGATGGTGGCTCATAATCCTTCCTTCTGTGACATTACTTGGGGCGCCGGTGGCTCCACCGCCGATCTCACCCTCGACATTGCTAACAAGATGCAGAACATGATCTGTGTCGAGACCATGATGCATCTTACCTGCACCAATATGCCTGTTGAGAAGATCGACCATGCTCTTCAGACTATTAAGTCTAATGGCCTTCAGAATGTCCTCGCGCTTCGCGGCGACCCTCCTCATGGACAGGATAAATTCGTCCAGATCGAAGGCGGCTTCGCTTGTGCTCTCGATCTT GTTAAGCACATCAGGGAGAAGTATGGTGACTACTTCGGCATTACTGTAGCTGGATATCCag AGGCACATCCGGACGTGATTGGAAGCAATGGCGTGGCCACGACTGAAGGCTACCAGAGCGATCTGGCTTATCTTAAGAAAAAG TTTGATGCCGGGGCTGATCTGATTGTTACCCAACTCTTCTATGACACTGACATTTTCCTCAAGTTTGTTAACGATTGTCGTCAAATTGGAATTACTTGTCCGATTGTACCTGGTATTATGCCCATCAATAATTACAAAGGTTTCTTACGCATGACCAGCTTTTGCAAAACGAAG ATTCCGGATGAGGTCATGGCTGCCTTAGAGCCAATCAAGGATAACGAAGAAGCTGTCAAAGCTTATGGAATTCACCTTGGAACTGAAATGTGCAAGAAGATTTTGGCTCATGGAATCAAGACTCTTCACATGTATACACTGAATATGGAGAAATCGGCATTGGCTATACTAATG AATCTTGGTCTGATTGAAGAGAGCAAAGTCTCAAGATCATTACCTTGGAGGCGCCCTACAAATGTTTTCCGTATCAGGGAAGATGTTCGCCCAATCTTCTG GGCTAATCGTCCTAGAAGCTACATATCAAGGACCATAGGTTGGGAGCAGTACCCTCATGGTAGATGGAGTGATTCTAGTAATCCTTCATATGGGGCACTGACTGACTATCAG TTTATGCGTCCACGTGCACGTGACAAGAAGCTTCTTGAGGAATGGGCTCTCTCATTGAAAAGCTTAGAGGATGTTTATGAG AAATTTATGAAGTACTGCCTTGGAAAGTTGAGAAGCAGTCCGTGGTCAGAATTAGACGGTCTTCAGGCTGAGACAAGAATAATAAGCGAACAGCTTGGTAAAATTAACATGAAAGGTTTCCTTTCAATCAACAGCCAACCAGCGGTTAATGGAGAAAGATCTGATTCTCCTTCTGTTG GATGGGGTGGATCAGGAGGTTACGTTTATCAAAAGGCATACATCGAGTTTTTCTGTTCCAGGGAAAACTTGGATGCTGTTGTTGACAAATGCAGGGGCCTTCCATCTCTAACCTACATGGCAGTGAATAAGGAAGGCATTTGGGTATCCAACATCACTCAAAATGATGTGAATGCTGTAACATGGGGAGTTTTCCCAGCCAAAGAGATCGTCCAGCCAACTGTCGTCGATCCTGCCAGCTTTCTAGTTTGGAAAGATGAGGCATTTGAGATTTGGTCAAGGGGATGGGCTTCCTTGTACCCTGAGGGCGACCCGTCCCGAAAATTTCTCGAAGAG ATACAGAGCAGCTATTACTTGGTGAGCTTGGTGGATAACGATTACGTCAATTCTAACCTCTTTGCTGCTTTGGAGGGATTCTGA